In one window of Paenarthrobacter nicotinovorans DNA:
- a CDS encoding DedA family protein gives MLEHAAGQPWIYPVLLVFFFIDGFATILPSETAIVGLSALSLHSGEPNLWILGATALVGAMAGDNMAYMLGRKIGLTRWKWMRRPKVQKMFAWAQYELDKRGAVLIFTARYIPWGRVAVNYVAGQTGFRHRTFFLLDAFACITWVAYSIGIGLLAGQWVHNNPLLGVGIAVAFAVVLGIVVDHALRWWHKYLEKKDHSKDAAASAEAPEVEKSQKAVVGVDRSKPAG, from the coding sequence ATGCTCGAGCATGCAGCCGGGCAGCCCTGGATATATCCGGTCCTTCTGGTCTTTTTCTTCATCGACGGATTTGCCACCATCCTTCCCAGCGAAACAGCCATCGTTGGCCTCTCGGCGCTGTCCCTTCACAGCGGAGAGCCCAACCTATGGATACTGGGGGCAACCGCCCTGGTGGGAGCCATGGCGGGCGACAACATGGCCTACATGCTCGGCCGCAAGATCGGGCTCACACGGTGGAAATGGATGCGCCGCCCCAAGGTGCAGAAGATGTTCGCGTGGGCCCAGTACGAACTGGACAAGCGCGGCGCGGTGCTCATCTTCACGGCCCGCTACATCCCGTGGGGCCGCGTAGCTGTCAACTACGTCGCCGGGCAGACCGGATTCCGGCACCGGACCTTCTTCCTACTGGACGCCTTCGCCTGCATCACGTGGGTGGCCTATTCCATCGGGATCGGTCTGCTCGCCGGGCAGTGGGTCCACAACAACCCACTCCTGGGCGTTGGCATTGCGGTTGCCTTTGCCGTAGTCCTGGGTATCGTCGTCGATCACGCGCTCCGCTGGTGGCACAAGTACCTCGAGAAGAAGGATCACTCCAAGGACGCCGCCGCGAGTGCCGAGGCACCTGAGGTGGAAAAGTCCCAAAAGGCGGTTGTCGGCGTCGACCGTTCAAAGCCTGCTGGCTAA
- a CDS encoding FtsB family cell division protein, with protein MATRRPKVPRADALGRPSGTARPAGATRPPGTSAGGHATPQASEDADVISLGASRAADKPRTSDKPTAPRTTAPGTPAPGTGKAGTGSGKAGGSKTGSGGKGASAKAGDTAGKTDKDSDNLDPVPAKAFSGRMLALAVVMIAITILLAPTVKIFLEKRAEISALEAEIASRKAEQTELNKQISRWQDPNYVKQQARDRINMVMPGETGYWVFGGEDAAGTPGGRTGSGSTANPENLPWVDALWESIRRSATD; from the coding sequence ATGGCCACCCGTCGTCCAAAAGTACCCAGGGCCGACGCCCTTGGCCGTCCTTCAGGCACAGCCCGCCCCGCAGGCGCAACACGCCCTCCCGGGACGTCCGCTGGCGGCCATGCCACCCCGCAGGCCTCCGAGGACGCCGACGTCATTTCCCTGGGTGCCTCACGCGCTGCTGATAAGCCGCGCACCTCTGACAAACCGACGGCGCCACGCACCACAGCGCCCGGCACCCCCGCGCCAGGCACCGGCAAGGCCGGAACAGGTTCCGGCAAAGCAGGCGGCAGCAAGACGGGCTCCGGCGGCAAAGGTGCGTCAGCAAAGGCGGGCGACACCGCAGGCAAGACGGACAAGGACTCCGACAATCTCGATCCCGTGCCCGCAAAAGCCTTCTCAGGCAGGATGCTGGCGCTGGCCGTGGTGATGATTGCCATCACCATCCTGTTGGCGCCCACCGTGAAGATCTTCCTGGAGAAGCGTGCTGAAATCTCAGCCCTGGAGGCCGAAATTGCCAGCCGCAAGGCGGAGCAAACTGAGCTGAACAAGCAGATCTCACGGTGGCAGGATCCCAACTATGTGAAACAGCAGGCCCGCGACCGCATTAACATGGTTATGCCGGGTGAAACAGGTTACTGGGTGTTTGGCGGGGAAGATGCCGCCGGCACGCCGGGTGGCCGCACCGGCTCCGGATCAACTGCAAACCCGGAGAATCTGCCCTGGGTGGATGCTCTCTGGGAGTCCATCAGACGATCGGCAACAGACTAG
- a CDS encoding adenosine deaminase produces MTEPILDAAPALDFDLKSLPKVSLHDHLDGGLRPATIIELAEAVGHTLPSTDAVALGEWFRESADSGSLVRYLETFDHTIAVMQTKEGLFRVAKEFVEDLAEDGVVYGEVRWAPEQHLQKGLTLDEVVEAVQTGLEAGVDAAEERGQQIQVGQLITAMRHADRGQEIAELAVRHRANGAVGFDIAGAEDGFLPSRFKDAFTYLAENNFPATVHAGEAAGLESIQSALVDGRALRLGHGVRIAEDISVEFEDNSDDDGEDTVGMVTIGSVAAWVRDRGIALEICPSSNLQTGAISGFGEGIESHPVDMLFQLGFNVTINTDNRLMSGVTLTDEFELLVETFDYDLDDLLELTLNAAEAAFLPLDEREALVEYINDAYANLG; encoded by the coding sequence GTGACTGAGCCCATACTTGACGCCGCCCCTGCCCTCGACTTCGATCTGAAGAGCCTCCCCAAAGTTTCCCTTCACGACCACCTGGATGGAGGCCTGCGCCCCGCCACCATCATCGAACTGGCCGAAGCCGTAGGCCACACGCTGCCATCCACCGATGCTGTCGCCCTCGGTGAATGGTTCCGCGAGTCCGCCGACTCCGGCTCGCTGGTCCGTTACCTCGAAACGTTCGACCACACCATCGCGGTTATGCAGACCAAGGAAGGCCTGTTCCGGGTCGCCAAGGAATTCGTTGAGGACCTGGCTGAAGACGGCGTGGTGTACGGCGAAGTCCGTTGGGCCCCGGAACAGCACCTCCAGAAGGGCCTGACCCTGGACGAAGTGGTGGAAGCCGTCCAGACCGGCCTCGAAGCGGGCGTGGATGCAGCAGAAGAGCGTGGCCAGCAGATCCAGGTCGGGCAACTAATCACCGCCATGCGCCACGCCGACCGTGGCCAGGAAATCGCTGAGCTCGCCGTCCGTCACCGGGCCAATGGAGCCGTCGGCTTCGATATCGCCGGGGCCGAGGACGGCTTCCTGCCCTCGCGCTTCAAGGATGCGTTCACCTACCTGGCGGAGAACAACTTCCCCGCCACAGTCCACGCAGGAGAGGCAGCCGGACTCGAAAGCATCCAGTCCGCACTCGTGGACGGCCGGGCACTGCGCCTTGGCCATGGCGTGCGGATCGCCGAGGACATCTCGGTTGAGTTCGAGGACAACTCGGACGACGACGGCGAAGACACCGTGGGCATGGTGACCATCGGCAGCGTGGCTGCCTGGGTCCGCGACCGCGGCATCGCCCTGGAGATCTGCCCGTCGTCCAACCTCCAGACCGGCGCCATTTCCGGTTTTGGCGAGGGCATTGAAAGCCACCCGGTGGACATGCTCTTCCAGCTCGGCTTCAACGTGACCATCAACACCGATAACCGCCTCATGAGCGGCGTCACCCTGACGGATGAGTTCGAGCTCCTGGTGGAGACGTTCGACTATGACCTCGATGACCTGCTGGAACTGACACTCAACGCAGCCGAAGCGGCCTTCCTGCCGCTGGATGAGCGCGAGGCGCTGGTCGAGTACATCAACGATGCCTACGCCAACCTCGGCTGA
- the eno gene encoding phosphopyruvate hydratase — MALIDAIHAREILDSRGNPTVEVEVLLSDGQIGRAAVPSGASTGEHEAVELRDGDKGRYLGKGVQKAVDAVIDEISPALIGFDATDQRSIDQAMIDLDGTPNKGKLGANAILGVSLAVANAAAASADLPLYKYLGGPNAHVLPVPLMNILNGGSHADSDVDIQEFMIAPIGAETFSEGLRWGVEVYHNLKAVLQEKGLSTGLGDEGGFAPNLPSNRAALDLIQEAIKNAGYTPGTDIALALDVASSEFFKNGAYQFEGKALSATEMSAYYAELVADYPLVSIEDPLDENDWEGWKTLTDTIGDKVQLVGDDLFVTNPVRLQQGIDAATANSLLVKVNQIGSLTETLDAVSLAQRSGYTTITSHRSGETEDTTIADIAVATNAGQIKTGAPARSERVAKYNQLLRIEEELDDAARYAGRSAFPRFKG; from the coding sequence ATGGCGCTTATCGATGCCATCCACGCACGCGAGATCCTTGATTCCCGCGGAAACCCGACCGTAGAAGTTGAGGTCCTGCTCTCTGACGGCCAGATCGGCCGCGCAGCAGTTCCCTCCGGTGCTTCCACCGGCGAGCACGAAGCTGTCGAACTCCGCGACGGAGACAAAGGCCGTTACCTCGGCAAGGGTGTCCAGAAGGCCGTAGACGCCGTCATCGACGAGATCTCCCCGGCACTCATTGGCTTCGACGCCACTGACCAGCGCAGCATCGACCAGGCCATGATCGACCTCGACGGCACGCCCAACAAGGGCAAGCTGGGCGCCAACGCCATCCTTGGTGTTTCCCTGGCCGTGGCCAACGCTGCAGCAGCTTCGGCTGACCTGCCGCTGTACAAGTACCTCGGCGGCCCGAACGCCCACGTGCTTCCGGTTCCCCTGATGAACATCCTCAACGGTGGCTCGCACGCCGACTCGGACGTCGACATCCAGGAATTCATGATCGCCCCGATCGGCGCCGAAACCTTCTCCGAAGGCCTCCGCTGGGGCGTTGAGGTCTACCACAACCTCAAGGCTGTCCTCCAGGAAAAGGGCCTCTCCACCGGCCTCGGCGACGAAGGCGGCTTCGCCCCCAACCTGCCGTCCAACCGCGCCGCACTGGACCTGATCCAGGAAGCCATCAAGAACGCCGGCTACACCCCGGGTACGGACATCGCACTGGCTCTGGACGTTGCCTCCTCCGAGTTCTTCAAGAACGGCGCCTACCAGTTCGAAGGCAAAGCACTCTCCGCCACCGAGATGAGCGCCTACTACGCCGAACTCGTTGCCGACTACCCGCTGGTCTCCATCGAGGACCCGCTGGACGAGAACGACTGGGAAGGCTGGAAGACCCTTACCGACACCATCGGTGACAAGGTCCAGCTGGTGGGCGACGACCTCTTCGTCACCAACCCGGTCCGCCTGCAGCAGGGCATCGACGCCGCCACGGCCAACTCCTTGCTGGTCAAGGTCAACCAGATCGGTTCCCTGACCGAGACGCTGGACGCCGTTTCCCTGGCCCAGCGCTCCGGCTACACCACCATCACCTCGCACCGCTCCGGCGAAACCGAGGACACCACGATCGCCGATATCGCCGTTGCCACCAACGCCGGCCAGATCAAGACCGGTGCCCCGGCCCGCTCCGAGCGTGTCGCAAAGTACAACCAGCTGCTGCGCATCGAAGAAGAACTCGACGACGCCGCACGCTACGCCGGCCGCAGCGCTTTCCCGCGTTTCAAGGGCTAG
- a CDS encoding cytidine deaminase, which produces MPENDVDWPALEAAAKQAMENAYAPYSKFPVGAAALTDDGRIVSGCNVENASYGLTLCAECALVGQLHMTGGGRLAAFYCVDGQGNILMPCGRCRQLLYEFRAPGMQLMTTQGIKTMDQVLPDAFGPEHLEETT; this is translated from the coding sequence ATGCCGGAAAACGACGTCGACTGGCCCGCCCTGGAAGCAGCCGCGAAACAGGCCATGGAAAACGCCTACGCTCCGTACTCGAAGTTCCCGGTGGGGGCTGCTGCCCTCACCGACGACGGCAGGATCGTCAGCGGCTGCAACGTCGAGAACGCCAGCTACGGGCTGACCCTCTGTGCCGAGTGCGCGCTGGTGGGCCAACTCCACATGACCGGTGGCGGAAGGCTTGCCGCGTTCTATTGCGTGGACGGGCAAGGCAACATCCTCATGCCGTGTGGCCGCTGCCGCCAGTTGCTCTATGAATTCAGGGCCCCCGGCATGCAGCTCATGACCACCCAAGGCATCAAAACCATGGACCAGGTACTGCCCGACGCCTTTGGTCCGGAACACCTGGAGGAAACCACGTGA
- a CDS encoding ABC transporter permease — protein sequence MSATTTAPTPGSTALPGFRPSLKVPVSLGVLALIALVFFGFLGSDKTAEMKISDAGDAVAVPALMIPGQVGGIVFGILLLAMAAYSIYLWTQGEKSPKWLPIAFAVVFVFALLVWIVAGARQPSISLAGLVAGSVTLAVPLVFGSLSGVLCERVGVVNIAIEGQLLGGAFTAALVATMTGSPYIGLIAAAAAGAVVSMVLAVFSIKYLVNQIIVGVVLNVLVSGLTGFLYGTLMVPNKEQFNTPGRLDILPIPLLSDIPIIGPILFEQSIAGYLMYIAVAVVWFGLFKTRWGLRVRAVGEHPQAADTLGINVNATRFWNVTLGGAIAGIGGAVFTLVTIDSFTKDISGGRGFIALAALIFGRWNPIGAFLASLLFGFAYNLQSILGIIGTPVPSQFMAMLPYLVTIFAVAGLVGKSRPPAASGIPYVKG from the coding sequence ATGAGCGCGACAACCACCGCTCCAACGCCCGGGTCCACGGCCCTGCCGGGGTTCCGGCCCTCACTGAAGGTTCCGGTTTCGCTGGGCGTCCTCGCCCTCATCGCGCTGGTGTTCTTCGGCTTCCTGGGCTCGGACAAGACCGCGGAGATGAAAATCAGCGACGCCGGTGACGCCGTTGCCGTTCCTGCCCTCATGATTCCGGGACAGGTGGGCGGCATTGTCTTCGGCATCCTGCTGCTGGCCATGGCTGCCTACTCGATCTACCTCTGGACGCAGGGGGAAAAATCGCCGAAGTGGCTCCCCATTGCCTTTGCCGTGGTCTTTGTCTTCGCCCTCCTGGTGTGGATCGTGGCCGGGGCCCGCCAGCCATCCATCTCATTGGCGGGCCTGGTCGCCGGGTCGGTGACCCTCGCCGTTCCGTTGGTTTTCGGCTCGCTGTCCGGTGTTTTGTGTGAGCGCGTCGGCGTCGTCAACATCGCCATCGAAGGCCAGCTTCTGGGCGGCGCTTTCACGGCGGCGCTCGTAGCCACCATGACCGGCAGCCCGTACATCGGCCTGATTGCGGCTGCTGCCGCCGGCGCGGTGGTGTCCATGGTCCTCGCGGTCTTCAGCATCAAGTACCTCGTCAACCAGATCATCGTCGGCGTGGTGCTCAACGTCCTGGTCTCGGGCCTCACGGGCTTCCTGTACGGCACCCTCATGGTTCCCAACAAGGAGCAGTTCAACACCCCGGGCCGCCTGGACATCCTGCCGATCCCGCTGCTCTCGGATATCCCCATCATCGGGCCCATCCTGTTCGAGCAGTCCATCGCGGGCTACCTCATGTACATCGCAGTGGCCGTGGTGTGGTTCGGCTTGTTCAAGACCCGCTGGGGCTTGCGCGTCCGCGCTGTCGGTGAGCACCCCCAAGCGGCCGATACCCTGGGCATCAACGTCAACGCCACCCGATTCTGGAATGTCACCCTGGGCGGTGCGATCGCCGGTATCGGCGGGGCTGTGTTCACCCTGGTGACCATCGATTCCTTCACCAAGGACATCTCTGGTGGCCGCGGCTTCATTGCCCTCGCTGCCCTGATCTTTGGCCGTTGGAATCCGATCGGCGCGTTCCTGGCGTCGCTGCTCTTTGGTTTCGCGTACAACCTGCAGTCGATCCTGGGCATCATCGGTACCCCGGTGCCCAGCCAGTTCATGGCCATGCTGCCGTACCTGGTGACCATCTTCGCCGTCGCCGGTTTGGTGGGTAAGTCGCGGCCACCGGCCGCAAGCGGCATACCGTACGTGAAGGGTTGA
- a CDS encoding thymidine phosphorylase: MTSTEAFDAVQIITIKRDKGTLTPEQIDWTIDAYTRGVIAEEQMAALNMAILLNGMDRAEISRWTSAMIASGERMDFSSLTRPDGGMKATSDKHSTGGVGDKITLPLAPLVAVFGVAVPQLSGRGLGHTGGTLDKLEAIPGWRANLSNDEIMSQLQDVGAVICAAGSGLAPADKKLYALRDVTGTVEAIPLIASSIMSKKIAEGTGSLVLDVKVGSGAFMKDEARARELAETMVALGKDAGVHTVALITDMSTPLGLTAGNAIEVEESVEVLAGGGPEDVVELTVRLAEEMLAGAGIHDADPAAALKDGRAMDVWNRMIEAQGGDPRAALPVAKESEVVYAPADGVLVELDALSVGVAAWRLGAGRARKEDQVQAGAGVRMHAKPGALVRAGEPLMTLLTDTPEKFDRAKEALQDAVVIAPEGSRPARQLIISRIA, encoded by the coding sequence GTGACCAGTACCGAAGCGTTCGACGCCGTTCAGATCATCACCATCAAGCGGGACAAGGGCACGCTCACGCCTGAGCAGATCGATTGGACCATCGACGCGTACACCCGTGGCGTGATCGCCGAGGAACAGATGGCAGCGCTCAACATGGCCATCCTCCTCAACGGCATGGACCGCGCCGAAATATCGCGGTGGACTTCCGCCATGATCGCCTCGGGCGAGCGGATGGACTTTTCGTCCCTCACAAGGCCCGACGGCGGCATGAAAGCTACGAGCGACAAGCACTCCACCGGCGGGGTCGGGGACAAGATCACGCTGCCGCTGGCACCTCTCGTGGCCGTCTTCGGCGTCGCGGTACCGCAGTTGTCGGGCCGCGGACTTGGCCACACCGGCGGGACCCTGGACAAGCTTGAGGCCATTCCCGGATGGCGGGCCAACCTCAGCAATGACGAGATCATGTCCCAGCTCCAGGACGTGGGAGCGGTCATTTGCGCGGCAGGTTCGGGGCTGGCGCCTGCGGACAAGAAGCTGTACGCACTCCGCGACGTCACCGGAACGGTGGAGGCGATTCCGCTGATTGCTTCCTCGATCATGAGCAAGAAGATCGCGGAGGGCACGGGATCGCTGGTGTTGGACGTCAAGGTTGGTTCGGGTGCTTTCATGAAGGATGAAGCCCGGGCCCGGGAGCTTGCCGAAACCATGGTGGCCCTGGGCAAGGACGCCGGCGTGCACACCGTGGCGCTGATAACGGACATGTCCACCCCGCTCGGATTGACGGCCGGAAACGCCATCGAGGTAGAGGAATCCGTGGAGGTCCTGGCCGGCGGCGGTCCGGAAGACGTCGTCGAACTGACGGTCCGCCTGGCTGAGGAAATGCTGGCCGGTGCCGGTATCCACGATGCTGATCCGGCAGCGGCGCTGAAGGACGGCAGGGCCATGGATGTCTGGAACCGGATGATCGAAGCCCAGGGCGGCGATCCCCGGGCCGCACTGCCGGTAGCCAAGGAATCCGAGGTTGTCTACGCCCCGGCAGATGGGGTCCTGGTGGAACTGGACGCTCTTTCCGTGGGCGTCGCAGCCTGGCGCTTGGGCGCCGGCAGGGCACGTAAAGAGGACCAGGTCCAGGCCGGGGCGGGCGTGCGCATGCACGCCAAGCCCGGCGCTTTGGTCCGCGCCGGCGAGCCGCTCATGACGCTCCTGACGGACACTCCGGAGAAGTTTGATCGTGCCAAGGAAGCCCTGCAGGACGCGGTGGTCATTGCCCCTGAGGGTTCACGTCCCGCCCGTCAGCTAATTATCAGCCGCATCGCCTAG
- a CDS encoding DUF501 domain-containing protein, with the protein MEENTAAVPQESRQPSAHDLEVLSRQLGRPVRDVVEIPARCVCGNPLVAATAPRLSNGTPFPTTFYLTHPVITSAVSRLEAGGLMNEMNQRLTGEQDLADAYRGAHEAYLQARNDIAGRSGTGAVPEIDGISAGGMPTRVKCLHVLVGHSLAAGPGVNPLGDEAIEAISEWWTKDRCYCDGAWDTAGEAPSRDLSRHGPQGLPEIVGRPAPVRKAQSATPAEEGNA; encoded by the coding sequence GTGGAAGAGAACACGGCAGCCGTGCCGCAGGAATCCCGCCAGCCATCAGCACACGACCTCGAGGTCCTCAGCCGCCAGCTCGGCAGGCCGGTCCGGGACGTCGTGGAGATCCCGGCACGCTGTGTGTGCGGCAACCCGCTGGTGGCGGCGACCGCGCCGCGGCTCAGCAACGGGACCCCGTTTCCCACCACGTTCTACCTGACCCACCCGGTCATCACCTCCGCTGTTTCGCGGCTTGAAGCAGGTGGGCTCATGAACGAAATGAACCAGCGCCTGACCGGTGAGCAGGACCTTGCTGACGCCTACCGGGGCGCCCATGAGGCGTATCTGCAGGCTCGAAACGACATCGCCGGCCGCTCCGGCACCGGTGCCGTCCCCGAGATCGACGGAATCTCCGCCGGGGGCATGCCGACCCGCGTGAAATGCCTGCACGTCCTGGTGGGCCACTCCCTGGCCGCTGGTCCGGGCGTCAACCCGCTCGGCGACGAGGCCATCGAAGCCATCTCCGAGTGGTGGACCAAGGACCGTTGTTACTGCGACGGAGCATGGGACACCGCGGGGGAGGCGCCCTCCCGGGACTTGAGCCGACACGGACCCCAGGGTCTTCCGGAGATCGTGGGACGCCCGGCGCCGGTGCGCAAGGCCCAGTCCGCAACCCCTGCAGAAGAGGGAAACGCATGA
- a CDS encoding MazG nucleotide pyrophosphohydrolase domain-containing protein — protein sequence MGALTHESLVEYLIEEAYEVVDSIEAGAVDDELRGELGDVLLQVVLHARLAEERGSFDFEAVAADINAKMIRRNRHVFKPDGSLQESSPASVEEIILKWDAAKRAEKPEREDPFEGIPPHLPALAAAQKSLDRAVRAGLDVDAQGAPAGVAVPVIPATEEALGELLLAVVAGAREQGLDAERALRAAVRSFQNSQARPS from the coding sequence ATGGGTGCCCTGACTCATGAGTCGCTGGTGGAGTACCTGATCGAGGAAGCCTATGAAGTGGTGGACTCGATCGAGGCGGGTGCTGTTGACGATGAGCTTCGCGGCGAGCTGGGCGATGTACTGCTTCAGGTAGTACTTCACGCCCGGCTCGCCGAGGAGCGCGGCAGCTTCGACTTCGAGGCCGTGGCCGCGGACATCAATGCCAAGATGATCCGGCGGAACCGGCACGTCTTCAAGCCCGACGGTTCCCTCCAGGAAAGCTCTCCGGCCAGTGTCGAGGAAATCATCCTCAAGTGGGACGCGGCCAAGCGTGCGGAGAAACCGGAGCGGGAGGACCCCTTCGAGGGCATTCCGCCCCACCTTCCGGCGTTGGCGGCGGCGCAGAAGTCCCTGGACCGGGCGGTCCGTGCAGGCTTGGACGTCGACGCGCAAGGCGCGCCGGCCGGCGTCGCCGTTCCCGTCATCCCTGCCACGGAAGAGGCGCTCGGCGAGTTGCTGCTGGCGGTCGTCGCCGGGGCCAGGGAGCAGGGACTCGACGCCGAACGCGCCCTCCGCGCCGCAGTTCGATCGTTTCAGAACAGCCAGGCCCGGCCTTCATGA
- a CDS encoding ABC transporter permease → MTSSSDGSAKDQRPEESTAEVRAADVALDTAGGALEPSIVPVSSQSGEPGHQQGNVMRRIVMGNGFVSVLAVIVALFLGGLLIASTDTQVAKTAGYLFARPSDFLSALWSAMTDSYVALFQGAVFNSRQGFAPLLETMTVATPLICAGLGVALAFRAGLFNIGAQGQIIISATLAAYVGFTWHLPFGLHLLLVIIMGVLGGAAWGAIVGILKARTGAHEVIVTIMLNYVALFLLDFLLNTAAFRRPGDNSPISPRLDESATYPVLIPGSRLHLGFLVAIALTYGVWWLLNRSTIGFEFRAVGANPVAARTAGVKVPRATIMVMALAGALAAFGGVAQVAGTEKVLTGGVAAQIGFDSITVALLGRSTPWGTFFAGLLFGAFRAGAVQMQIQTGTPIDIVLVVQSLIVLFIAAPPLIRSIFRLEGKKKKKNKTPKAAPEAALANATGGAK, encoded by the coding sequence ATGACCAGTAGCAGCGACGGGTCCGCCAAGGACCAGAGACCTGAAGAATCCACAGCGGAAGTCCGGGCAGCTGACGTTGCCTTGGATACTGCCGGCGGCGCGTTGGAGCCGTCCATCGTTCCTGTCTCCTCCCAGAGCGGCGAACCGGGGCACCAACAGGGCAACGTCATGCGTCGGATCGTGATGGGCAATGGCTTCGTTTCGGTCCTGGCCGTGATCGTGGCCCTTTTCCTCGGTGGACTGCTGATTGCCAGTACGGACACCCAGGTAGCCAAGACCGCAGGGTACCTGTTCGCCCGCCCCAGCGACTTCCTGAGTGCGCTGTGGTCTGCCATGACGGACAGCTACGTGGCCCTCTTCCAAGGTGCGGTGTTCAACAGCCGCCAGGGGTTCGCTCCGCTGCTTGAAACCATGACAGTGGCGACGCCGCTCATTTGCGCGGGCCTGGGCGTGGCCCTGGCGTTCCGCGCAGGCCTGTTCAACATCGGGGCGCAGGGGCAGATCATCATCAGTGCCACCCTGGCCGCCTATGTTGGTTTCACCTGGCACCTGCCGTTTGGCCTGCACCTCCTCCTGGTGATCATCATGGGTGTCCTCGGTGGCGCCGCATGGGGCGCAATCGTTGGGATCCTTAAGGCCAGGACCGGCGCGCACGAGGTCATCGTGACCATCATGCTGAACTACGTGGCGCTGTTCCTGCTGGACTTCCTCCTGAACACCGCCGCCTTCCGGCGCCCTGGGGACAACAGCCCCATTTCGCCGCGTCTGGATGAATCGGCCACCTATCCGGTGCTGATCCCGGGATCCCGGCTCCACCTGGGCTTCCTGGTGGCCATCGCGCTGACCTATGGCGTGTGGTGGCTGCTGAACCGCTCCACCATCGGTTTCGAATTCCGTGCCGTCGGCGCCAACCCCGTGGCCGCGCGTACGGCCGGGGTGAAGGTGCCACGCGCCACCATCATGGTGATGGCTTTGGCCGGTGCCCTGGCGGCGTTTGGCGGTGTCGCACAGGTTGCGGGCACGGAGAAAGTCCTCACCGGCGGCGTGGCTGCACAGATCGGATTCGACTCCATCACTGTTGCCCTGCTGGGCCGCAGTACACCGTGGGGCACTTTCTTCGCCGGACTGTTGTTCGGGGCTTTCCGTGCCGGTGCCGTGCAGATGCAGATCCAGACGGGAACCCCCATCGACATCGTGCTCGTGGTCCAATCCCTGATCGTCCTGTTCATCGCCGCACCGCCCCTGATCAGGTCGATCTTCCGGCTCGAGGGCAAGAAAAAGAAGAAGAACAAGACACCGAAGGCGGCTCCTGAAGCTGCCCTTGCCAATGCCACCGGAGGTGCCAAATGA
- a CDS encoding DedA family protein, whose translation MQGINDFILAAAEQPWVLFLVLACCLIDGFFPPIPSESVVVGLSAVSGSSGSPNIWLLGLMAALGAFAGDNIAYIIGQRIGTQRWRWMRRQRMQGAFRWAGKELRRRAASLIMVARFIPIGRVAVNLTAGATHFNHRRFVLLTAASAVLWASYSVVLGYFFGVWFEHNHLLGAVIAIVVAVILGIIIDRIISRVRGSVPLDGKNIPGQDVPPPPTV comes from the coding sequence GTGCAGGGCATCAACGACTTCATCCTCGCCGCGGCGGAACAGCCGTGGGTGTTGTTCCTGGTGCTCGCCTGTTGCCTCATTGACGGCTTTTTCCCACCGATCCCCAGTGAGTCCGTGGTGGTGGGCCTGAGCGCGGTCTCGGGCAGCAGCGGTTCGCCGAATATCTGGCTGCTGGGCTTGATGGCGGCACTGGGGGCTTTCGCCGGCGACAACATTGCCTACATCATCGGCCAGCGGATCGGCACGCAGCGCTGGCGCTGGATGCGGAGGCAACGGATGCAGGGCGCCTTCCGCTGGGCCGGCAAGGAACTGCGCAGGCGTGCTGCTTCGCTCATCATGGTCGCCAGGTTCATTCCCATCGGCAGGGTGGCGGTCAACCTCACCGCCGGAGCCACGCATTTCAATCACCGCCGCTTCGTTCTCCTGACCGCAGCCTCGGCAGTTCTCTGGGCCAGCTACTCAGTGGTGCTCGGATACTTCTTCGGCGTCTGGTTCGAGCACAACCATCTGCTGGGTGCCGTTATAGCGATTGTGGTGGCAGTGATCCTCGGCATCATCATTGACCGCATCATCAGCCGGGTGCGCGGATCCGTGCCCCTGGACGGCAAGAACATTCCCGGGCAGGACGTCCCGCCTCCACCCACGGTATGA